The genomic interval ACCTTGACGCTGAGCGTTTGCTCATAGCCTTGCTCAAATTGATCAAACGGCATTGGTGCGACTTCAAAATAGCCATAGGCGCGTTGGTAATCGGCGCGATTGACCGCATTGTAAAAGCTCGCCAACAAACTCAGCGGATCTTGGCGATCATCGAATGCTGGGAGATTGAATGGGCTGGGTGGAGCGGAATTATCCTCACTGACTGCGGTTTGGCTGATTGCTGGAGTTGAAGTTGGTTGCTCGGGGTTGGCTGCTGGAATGCTAGCGGTTGGTTGTTCGGGCAATGGTTGTATCGTAGTTGGGCTGCTATTGCTGCAAGCGCTGAGCAATGTAAGGCCCAAAATAAGCATTAGACGTGTATAACGGTGCACGATGGCCTCCTTTCATCGTGCAGTATACGCCGCCTATGATCGGTTTGGGGTGACATCGCTCTGATGGGTTGCTGATAATTAGGCCTCGTTCAAGCGCATAATAATTTCGCCATCTTCGACCTCGCCAGTTGCTTCAAAGCCCACTTTTTGATAGAGCTTTTCGGCTACGACGTTGCCTGGCACATAACTCAGCCGAATTTCGGTGCGATAGGCTTTATGCTTGAGATGATCAATCACCGCCAAAAGTGCTGGCTTGGAATAGCCCTTGCCTTGGTGCTCAGCCCCAATCATAAAGCGAATAATCCAATCGTGGCCAGTTTCAGTGTCGCGGCCCATCATCACAAAGCCAACCAAATCGCTATCGGCATAAATCGCGCGTGGCTCCCAATCAGGGTGCACATAGGCCTCGGCTACCGAAAACATATTTTGCGCCACAAATTGAGTTTGATCATCGCGAACCTTGAGTTTGAGCACAGGCCGTAAGTTTTCCTCAGTAATTGGTTCTAAACGAATCGTTGCCATAGTAAAACCTCTGTTTAGAAAAGTATGAAGGATGAATTATGAGGGATGACAAGGTGTCAGGGTTTAATGCAGAGGGTGATAGGGGTCAGGGGCTAGGGGTCAGGTGACAGCATAGGACAATCATTTGGGATTGTGTGTTCTGGCTCCTGATCTCTGACCCCTGACCCCTTGTCATTGGTTAAAAAAGGTCTAGCCCTTGAACTCTAACCCCTGACTCCTTACATAAAACAAACCAGCGATGAAGGTAACAACACCTTCATCGCTGGTTTGTTGCTAGCGCTTAGTCGCCGCCGAGCAAGTTGCCAATGATGTTGCCACCACTGCTTCCGCCACCACTCGAGGGCATGTATTCGGCCAATTTCTTGGCGACATTCATGACTGGCATTGTTTGCAGCCAAACTTTGCCAGGGCCGCGCAGGGTTGCTAGGAACAAGCCTTCGCCGCCGAAGAGAATGTTCTTGAAGCCGCGCACCATTTCAATATCGAACTGAACGCTTGGCTCATACATTGCCACGTGACCAGTATCGACCTTCATCATTTGGCCTGGTTGCAAGTAGTATTCAACGACTTCGCCATCAAGCTCAGCAAAAACCACGCCGGGGCCAGTTGCCCGTTGCATGATAAAGCCTTCGCCACCAAACAGGCCTGCCCCCAATTTACGGCGGAAGTGAATATCAAGCTGAACCGACTTTTCGGCACACATAAACGAATCTTTTTGCATGATGATTTCTTGGCCGGGGGCGAGGTGCAATGGCACAATCTTGCCAGGCATTTCGCTGGCAAAACCAATCAAACCAGTGCCGCCTGCAACCGTGAAATCAACGATGAACAACGATTCGCCTGAGAAGGCGCGTTTGAACATCTTGCCGATGCCGCCGCCAGAATTCGTGTTCATCTCAACGTTGCCGCTCATCCACGACATGCCGCCGCTTTCCGAGAAGATCATCTGGCCTGGATCAAGCTCGATGATCGCTGCTTGGAGCACAGTACCAATAATTTTGTAGCGCAAACCAGTGGTCATGCCACGGCCACTCAAGGCAACTGGTGGTTCGGGCAAATCGAGCGGGCGGCCTGGCTCGCTGGCCATGGTGTATGCGCCTGCTGGAGCGCCGTAGTTTGGTTGGGGTGGTGGTGGATAGCCACCTTGGGGCTGCTGTGGTGGGTAACCGCCTTGGGGCTGATTGGGAATGGGTTGGCCGGTTTGGGGATCAAATTTAGGTCGATAATCGTTATCAGACATCACACGCTCCTCAAATGCTAGCACAAACATGTGCAACATACTTGGTAATTGCATTGTACAACTGTCGTCTAGTACGCCCGTGCTTGGCCAAATGTTGCTAGGGCTGGTGGTTGCGCTTAATGATGCTATGCGTTATGATGGTAGCGCGTTTCTACCTTTGGGGATGGGCCAAACAGGCTATCCCAATGGTCTCCACCGACACACAAGGAGTTTCCAGCATGCGGCGTTTTGGAGCGATTCTGGCCTTTTTAATTGGCGCAGTTGTGGGTTTAGTTGGCGGCGCGGCCTTGCTAGCCTATGCCTATCAAGTGGCGGGTTTGTATCCCCCCGACGATGCCACGATTAAATTCATTGCCCAAGAACGGGGCTGGTTCGACCCGAACACTGAGGAAACACCTGCATCCTAAGACCCACCCTGTTCGCCCTGTTGCCTCACCGAATGTTTTGCTTGTCCGCTGTTGAGGAGGTATCATCGTGGATACGCCATGGACAACACACTACGAGCCAACGGTCAAGCCCTCATTGCAATACTCCACTGAGCCGTTGATTTCGTTATTGGATACCGCCGTTGCCAATTATCCCAATCAGGTGGCTACAAACTTTGTACTGAAATATGTACTTGGTGGTCGGGTGGCAATTGGTGGTTCGCTCACCTATCGGCAATTGAAGGAAGCGGTTGATCGGTTTGCCACAGCCTTGCATGGCTTGGGTGTTCGCAAGGGTGATCGCTTTGCGATTATGCTGCCCAACACGCCCCAGTTTGTGATTGGCTTTTTTGCTGCGCTGCGTTTAGGGGCCACGGTTGTTAATATCAACCCAACCTACTCGCCTCGCGAACTCAAACATCAATTAGCCGACTCTGGTGCTGAGACGATTTTTGTACTTAGCCCGTTCTACCCCAAAGTCCAAGAAATTTTGGCTGAAACACCGCTCAAACGGGTGATCGTGACCTATGTTCACGATGTTTTATCCTTTCCTCAAAGTATCTTGGTACGCCGTACCCAGCAAAAAGATCCAAGCTGGGTTGAGATTACGCCTGATCGCACGACCTTGTTGTTTAGCACGTTGTTGGCTGAGTATCCACCTGCCCCGCCCAAAGTTGTAATCGATGGCCATGATGTGGCGCTGTTTCAATATACTGGCGGCACGACTGGCGCTCCCAAAGCAGCAATGCTAACCCACTACAACATTCTGGCTAATACCAGCCAATTGTTGAATTGGATGAATGGTCTCAAGCCTGGCCAAGAGCGCGTGATGTGTGCAATTCCGTTTTTCCATGTCTATGGGATGACGGTCGGCATGTGCTTTGCGGTGGCAATTGGTGCAGAAATGATCATCATTCCCAACCCGCGCCCGGTTGATGGTGTGCTCGAAGCCTTGCACAACGAACGGGCAACGATCTTCCCAGGCGTGCCAGCGCTCTACATTGGGATTATCAATCACAAAGATATTGATAAATACAATTTGCGCTCAATCAAGGCCTGTATTAGTGGCTCGGCGGCCTTGCCAATGGAAGTTCAAGAGAAATTTGGTGAATTAACCGGCGGACGTTTGGTCGAAGGCTATGGCCTGACCGAAGCGGCTCCAGTTACGCACTGTAACCCGGTTTTTGGTACTCGCAAATCTGGCTCGATCGGCGTGCCAATGCCCGATGTTGAAGTGCAAATTTTGGATCTTGAGACCGAAGAACCACTGCCAATTGGCTCGGAACGCGAAGGCGAACTGCTGATTCGTGCGCCACAAATTATGAAGGGCTATTGGGGTCGTGATGACGAAACCGCCAAGGTGTTGACCGAAGATGGTTGGCTACGCACTGGTGATATTGTCAAAACCGACGGCGATGGCTATTTCTATGTGGTTGATCGCAAGAAAGACTTAATTATCGCTTCGGGCTATAATATTGTGCCACGTGAAGTCGAGGAAGTGCTGTTTATGCACCCAGCCGTGCTTGAAGCGGCGGTGGCAGGCATTCCCGATACCTACCGTGGTGAAACAGTTAAGGCCTTTGTGGTGCTCAAGCCCGATACGTCTGCCACAGCCAAAGAAATTCGCGATTTTTGCAAGGAAAATCTCGCACCATATAAAGTTCCGACCCAAGTCGAATTTATTGAGGAATTGCCCAAAACCCAAGTTGGCAAAGTGCTGCGGCGGGTGTTGGTCGAGATGGAAAAGCAAAAACAAGCTGAGCAAATCCAGCAGGAGGCAAGTTAGGCCAAACCTAACGTTGGGATATGCGTTCTCGCCATGAAGTTGCCGTGGTGCAATGCCCTGCTTGTGGGGCGCAATTCGATGCGCCCCTGTGGCTGATTCTCGATGCTGAGGAGCAGCCTGGTTTAGTGCAACAGTTATTTGATGGTCGTTTGCGCGAAACTCAATGCCCCTATTGTGATGCGTTTGGTTCGTTAACTGCACCATTGTTGTATCATGATGCTCGTTATGAGCAATTGATTTTAGCTTTGCCATTATCGGTTGCCAGCGCTAGCGAGGCTGAAGCTTTGGCCCAGCAATTGGTTGGCTTGTTGCATAGCCGATTGGCGCTCGAAACGCTGGATCAAGCCGAGTATTTGGGCCATGTCCAGCTTGCGGCAGATCTTGACGATTTGCAGTTAATGCTGATCCATGCGAGTTATCGTCGCGAGTTAATTGCGCTGATGGCGACGATGGAATGGCCAGCGCAGCAGCTGGCAACAATCGATCAGTTTGAAACCTTGCTGCAAAGCCATGATCGCGACCATCACCAAGCATTTTGGCAAAGCTTAACTGCTACCCAACAATCTGACTTAACGTTGCTGTTTGATCGCTTAGCCGCCGTTGTGCCAATAGACAGTGGGCTTAGCGATTTTTTGCGTCGATTAATACCCTAGCGAGAGCCATGCATGCCAATTTCGTATAGCCAACCATATGAGCTTGTTTGCCCAACCTGCCAAACCCCGTTTGTGGCCGAGGCTTGGTTGATTGTTGATGCCGAGGAACGCCCTGATTTGGTGCAGGCGATTCGTGCTGTAAGCTTGCACGACACCCGCTGCCCAGGTTGTGGCCAAACTGGGGTTGTGCCTGCGCCTATTTTGCTGCATGATCGGCGGGCTAAGGCGGTACTATTTGGGGTTCCTTATGGTATGCCCGAAGCCGAATGGAATGAATTGGCTCAAGGCTTGCTGTGGATGTTGATTGGGGCATTACCACGCGAAAATCAATTGCCCTATCTTGGTAATGTGCAAGCTGAGGCTGGGGTGGCGGGCGTGGCTGAAGCCTTAGATCAACTGAATTACACGCCGCAATCAGCAATTGAAGCGATTGGCGATGCGCTTGGCTCGGAAGATTCGGATAGTTTGCCGCCCTTAGCTGAAGCGATTATGCGTATGCTGGCTGCCGATACTCCCGAAGCATTGCAAGCAGTGTTGCATGAATATCCCTTTTTGCTTGATGAGGCGATGGACGAGGGCTTGGCCGGCTTGGCCGAAGCAGCGGTTGATGCAGGCGAATTTGAAATTAGCCAAGCCTTTGAACGAGCCAGAATTACTCTGATTCAGCTGCGCCAAACACTTGATCAATCGAGCCAAACCCAAGCTAACACCAAACCAGCGGTGGCGGCCCAAGCGAGTGCTCCGCCGCCAGCCAATTGGCACAGCATTCGGCGGGCGGTTTTGGCATGTGAGGATGCTGGCGAACTGCTGGCTTTACGGGCCGAATATCCCATTTTGGCAAGCGCTGATGCCGATGCGTGGCTGGCCGAGGAGCAACAAGCCTTGCGCGATGTTGGGGATTTAGGTGCAGCGCAGTTAATTGGTGAGGCGCGAGCGGTCTTGCGCGGTGAACGCTAGATTTAGAATGTAGAACTAGAGGTCA from Herpetosiphon gulosus carries:
- a CDS encoding TIGR00266 family protein, with translation MASEPGRPLDLPEPPVALSGRGMTTGLRYKIIGTVLQAAIIELDPGQMIFSESGGMSWMSGNVEMNTNSGGGIGKMFKRAFSGESLFIVDFTVAGGTGLIGFASEMPGKIVPLHLAPGQEIIMQKDSFMCAEKSVQLDIHFRRKLGAGLFGGEGFIMQRATGPGVVFAELDGEVVEYYLQPGQMMKVDTGHVAMYEPSVQFDIEMVRGFKNILFGGEGLFLATLRGPGKVWLQTMPVMNVAKKLAEYMPSSGGGSSGGNIIGNLLGGD
- a CDS encoding CpXC domain-containing protein, which codes for MPISYSQPYELVCPTCQTPFVAEAWLIVDAEERPDLVQAIRAVSLHDTRCPGCGQTGVVPAPILLHDRRAKAVLFGVPYGMPEAEWNELAQGLLWMLIGALPRENQLPYLGNVQAEAGVAGVAEALDQLNYTPQSAIEAIGDALGSEDSDSLPPLAEAIMRMLAADTPEALQAVLHEYPFLLDEAMDEGLAGLAEAAVDAGEFEISQAFERARITLIQLRQTLDQSSQTQANTKPAVAAQASAPPPANWHSIRRAVLACEDAGELLALRAEYPILASADADAWLAEEQQALRDVGDLGAAQLIGEARAVLRGER
- a CDS encoding CpXC domain-containing protein, translating into MRSRHEVAVVQCPACGAQFDAPLWLILDAEEQPGLVQQLFDGRLRETQCPYCDAFGSLTAPLLYHDARYEQLILALPLSVASASEAEALAQQLVGLLHSRLALETLDQAEYLGHVQLAADLDDLQLMLIHASYRRELIALMATMEWPAQQLATIDQFETLLQSHDRDHHQAFWQSLTATQQSDLTLLFDRLAAVVPIDSGLSDFLRRLIP
- a CDS encoding GNAT family N-acetyltransferase, translating into MATIRLEPITEENLRPVLKLKVRDDQTQFVAQNMFSVAEAYVHPDWEPRAIYADSDLVGFVMMGRDTETGHDWIIRFMIGAEHQGKGYSKPALLAVIDHLKHKAYRTEIRLSYVPGNVVAEKLYQKVGFEATGEVEDGEIIMRLNEA
- a CDS encoding long-chain fatty acid--CoA ligase, which codes for MDTPWTTHYEPTVKPSLQYSTEPLISLLDTAVANYPNQVATNFVLKYVLGGRVAIGGSLTYRQLKEAVDRFATALHGLGVRKGDRFAIMLPNTPQFVIGFFAALRLGATVVNINPTYSPRELKHQLADSGAETIFVLSPFYPKVQEILAETPLKRVIVTYVHDVLSFPQSILVRRTQQKDPSWVEITPDRTTLLFSTLLAEYPPAPPKVVIDGHDVALFQYTGGTTGAPKAAMLTHYNILANTSQLLNWMNGLKPGQERVMCAIPFFHVYGMTVGMCFAVAIGAEMIIIPNPRPVDGVLEALHNERATIFPGVPALYIGIINHKDIDKYNLRSIKACISGSAALPMEVQEKFGELTGGRLVEGYGLTEAAPVTHCNPVFGTRKSGSIGVPMPDVEVQILDLETEEPLPIGSEREGELLIRAPQIMKGYWGRDDETAKVLTEDGWLRTGDIVKTDGDGYFYVVDRKKDLIIASGYNIVPREVEEVLFMHPAVLEAAVAGIPDTYRGETVKAFVVLKPDTSATAKEIRDFCKENLAPYKVPTQVEFIEELPKTQVGKVLRRVLVEMEKQKQAEQIQQEAS